A genomic stretch from Anaerolineae bacterium includes:
- a CDS encoding peptidoglycan bridge formation glycyltransferase FemA/FemB family protein, protein MTPTDWDNYVTTHHGHLLQSWAWGELKSRFGWIPQRIRVKDAAAQILFRRLPLGLTIAYIPKGPIVDWSNWMQGQALLAAIHAEAKKHRAIFLKIEPDVPQPPGSPTAQASHVSTFLQKSGFTPADTIQPRASLVIDLSGDEDAILAAMKQKTRYNIRLAAKKGVTVRVGNAADIPLFYKLSLTTSDRDSFGIHSLDYYQTAYNLFAPDHCALLLAEFAGKPLAALLVFRHKQDAYYFYGASSNEYRHLMPNYLVQWAAIQWAKRAGCTRYDLWGIPDADLATLEAEFQDRHDGLWSVYRFKRGFGGQFTRSFGAYDYVYQPLLYQLYKLRRKF, encoded by the coding sequence TTGACCCCCACCGACTGGGACAATTATGTAACCACCCATCACGGCCACCTGCTGCAAAGCTGGGCCTGGGGTGAATTGAAGAGCCGTTTTGGCTGGATACCCCAACGCATCCGGGTAAAGGATGCCGCGGCCCAAATTCTTTTTCGACGTTTGCCCTTGGGCCTGACCATTGCCTACATTCCTAAAGGCCCGATTGTAGATTGGTCAAATTGGATGCAAGGCCAGGCCCTCTTGGCCGCCATCCACGCCGAGGCCAAAAAACACCGGGCCATCTTCCTCAAAATTGAACCGGACGTGCCCCAACCACCTGGCTCCCCAACTGCCCAGGCCTCCCATGTCTCAACTTTTCTGCAAAAATCCGGCTTCACCCCCGCCGACACTATCCAACCCCGCGCTTCCCTGGTAATTGACCTCAGCGGCGACGAAGACGCCATCCTGGCCGCGATGAAACAAAAAACCCGTTACAACATTCGCCTGGCTGCCAAAAAAGGCGTTACCGTGCGGGTGGGAAATGCAGCGGATATTCCCCTTTTTTACAAACTGTCGCTGACCACTTCCGACCGCGACAGTTTTGGGATTCACAGCCTTGATTACTACCAAACCGCTTACAACCTGTTTGCGCCGGATCACTGCGCCCTGTTGCTGGCCGAATTTGCCGGCAAGCCCCTGGCCGCCTTGCTGGTGTTTCGACACAAGCAAGACGCTTATTATTTTTACGGGGCGTCTTCTAATGAATACCGCCACTTGATGCCCAATTACCTGGTGCAATGGGCCGCCATCCAATGGGCCAAACGTGCGGGCTGCACCCGCTACGATTTGTGGGGCATCCCCGACGCCGACCTGGCTACGCTGGAAGCGGAATTTCAAGATCGGCATGATGGATTGTGGAGCGTATATCGTTTTAAGCGGGGCTTTGGGGGGCAGTTTACCCGGAGTTTCGGGGCGTATGATTACGTTTACCAACCGCTGCTCTATCAGCTCTACAAACTACGGCGCAAATTTTAA
- a CDS encoding NADH-quinone oxidoreductase subunit A — translation MVQDFEFIGVFGAIVVIIPFATLFLAWLLRPKKPHPAKQETYESGMQTIGQTWVQFKAQYYIYAIIFVIFDVEAIFLFPFAVAYRQLNLYALVWVVVFILLLLDGLFYAWRKGAMRWL, via the coding sequence ATGGTCCAGGATTTTGAATTCATTGGTGTATTTGGCGCTATTGTGGTGATCATTCCTTTTGCCACGCTTTTCCTCGCTTGGTTGCTCAGACCCAAAAAGCCTCATCCGGCCAAACAAGAAACTTATGAATCCGGAATGCAGACCATTGGCCAAACCTGGGTGCAATTTAAGGCTCAATATTATATTTATGCCATCATTTTTGTAATTTTTGACGTTGAGGCCATTTTTCTATTTCCATTTGCCGTGGCCTACCGGCAGTTAAATCTTTATGCCCTGGTATGGGTTGTTGTGTTTATCCTACTCCTGCTTGATGGCTTGTTCTATGCCTGGCGTAAGGGCGCAATGCGGTGGTTGTAG
- the nuoH gene encoding NADH-quinone oxidoreductase subunit NuoH encodes MQYLTDFIISLNIPHINQSMAKLVAYFIFAAVVAVAAPASLIVLTWLERKIIGRIQNRLGPNRAGPFGWFQAVADMIKMFTKEDITPANADRLTYNIAPGLAVVSAILVFAVIPFAPGFVGAELNVGVLYIVAVGALGTLGVLMAGWASNNKYSLLGAYRAVAMLLTYEIPMVITLLIITLAAESMSLVKIIEAQSGMWYVVSLPVVFLIFLMAGVAEVGRSPFDLIEGESELVAGFHTEYSGIKFGMFMIGEYVHMFALSFFLSVFFFGGWQIPLVNVAAWPFPWGALFGLMALLVKVFFFVFVMMWLRGTLPRFRIDHLLDFGWKFLVPLSLFLLIGVAVAVKVTPGEFGKIIAMLGVNLVVLGAALVIVFSAARRSQNKGLRAVTAVDPIVK; translated from the coding sequence ATGCAGTATTTAACCGATTTCATCATTAGCTTAAATATTCCCCACATTAATCAAAGCATGGCCAAGTTGGTGGCTTATTTTATTTTTGCGGCGGTGGTGGCAGTGGCTGCGCCGGCTTCGTTGATTGTGCTAACCTGGCTGGAGCGCAAGATCATTGGCCGGATTCAAAACCGGCTTGGGCCTAATCGGGCCGGTCCCTTTGGCTGGTTCCAGGCCGTAGCCGATATGATCAAAATGTTTACCAAAGAAGACATCACCCCGGCCAACGCCGACCGACTGACCTACAATATTGCCCCCGGCCTGGCCGTTGTTTCGGCCATTCTGGTATTTGCCGTAATCCCGTTTGCCCCCGGTTTTGTGGGCGCCGAGTTGAATGTGGGCGTACTTTATATTGTGGCCGTTGGGGCGTTGGGCACATTGGGTGTATTGATGGCCGGTTGGGCCTCCAATAATAAATACTCTTTGTTGGGAGCTTATCGGGCGGTGGCCATGCTGCTCACCTATGAAATTCCTATGGTCATCACGCTGCTCATTATCACCCTGGCCGCCGAATCAATGTCGTTGGTCAAAATTATTGAAGCCCAAAGCGGAATGTGGTATGTTGTTTCACTGCCGGTGGTTTTTCTGATCTTTTTAATGGCCGGGGTGGCCGAGGTGGGTCGCTCGCCCTTTGATTTGATTGAAGGGGAATCGGAGTTGGTGGCCGGTTTCCATACTGAATACAGCGGTATCAAGTTTGGCATGTTTATGATTGGCGAGTACGTGCACATGTTTGCCCTCTCCTTTTTCCTGTCGGTGTTTTTCTTTGGGGGATGGCAGATACCGCTGGTGAACGTGGCGGCCTGGCCCTTTCCCTGGGGCGCTTTGTTTGGCCTGATGGCCTTGCTGGTCAAGGTCTTTTTCTTTGTTTTTGTGATGATGTGGCTGCGGGGCACGCTGCCGCGCTTTCGCATTGACCACCTGCTTGATTTCGGCTGGAAGTTCCTGGTGCCGCTGTCGCTATTCTTATTGATTGGCGTGGCCGTGGCCGTTAAGGTAACACCCGGCGAATTCGGTAAAATCATTGCTATGTTGGGGGTTAATCTGGTAGTGCTGGGCGCAGCCCTGGTGATTGTTTTCAGCGCAGCCCGCCGCAGCCAAAACAAAGGTTTGCGAGCGGTGACGGCGGTTGACCCGATTGTAAAGTAG
- a CDS encoding NADH-quinone oxidoreductase subunit J encodes MPDITQIIFIIMTIFTIGGAIGVVTSRRLFHSGLYLILSLFGVTGYYVLLSAGFLAVVQLMVYIGAVAILILFAIMFSQQVMAAGQTQLNRQWWISLIISALLLAVLVFTVNVVAWPLTATPPPDNTVEQLGLALLGSYLIPFEVIGVLLSAALIGAVILAREKTQEETET; translated from the coding sequence ATGCCTGATATTACCCAAATTATTTTTATCATCATGACCATTTTCACCATTGGTGGGGCCATCGGCGTGGTCACCAGCCGGAGACTATTCCATAGCGGGTTATATTTGATTTTGTCGTTATTTGGCGTAACCGGCTATTACGTGTTGCTTAGCGCCGGTTTTTTGGCCGTGGTGCAATTGATGGTTTACATTGGGGCCGTGGCCATTTTAATTCTTTTTGCCATTATGTTCTCTCAGCAGGTGATGGCCGCCGGCCAAACTCAACTCAATCGTCAGTGGTGGATCAGCCTGATCATTTCGGCGCTACTGCTGGCCGTGTTGGTGTTCACCGTGAACGTGGTAGCGTGGCCCCTTACCGCCACGCCCCCCCCCGATAATACCGTCGAGCAATTGGGGCTGGCCTTGTTGGGCAGTTATCTGATCCCTTTTGAGGTGATTGGCGTGCTGCTCTCGGCAGCCTTAATTGGTGCGGTCATTCTGGCCCGAGAAAAAACGCAGGAGGAAACCGAAACATGA
- the nuoK gene encoding NADH-quinone oxidoreductase subunit NuoK produces MTIPLSWWLTVSAVLFALGVYGALSRRNAIGILMGVELILNAVNVNMVAFWRYVTPTKVTGQIFALVVIAVAAAEAAVGLAIVIAVYRRHKSAVVEELDMLKQ; encoded by the coding sequence ATGACCATTCCCCTCTCCTGGTGGTTAACCGTGTCTGCCGTTTTATTTGCCCTTGGCGTTTATGGCGCGCTCTCCCGCCGCAACGCGATTGGTATTTTGATGGGCGTGGAGCTTATTCTGAACGCGGTCAACGTGAACATGGTGGCCTTTTGGCGTTACGTGACCCCCACCAAAGTAACCGGCCAAATCTTTGCCCTGGTGGTTATTGCCGTTGCCGCCGCCGAGGCCGCCGTGGGCTTGGCCATTGTGATTGCCGTGTATCGCCGCCACAAATCGGCGGTGGTTGAAGAACTGGACATGCTGAAACAATAA
- the rnk gene encoding nucleoside diphosphate kinase regulator: MSDNLIYITEFDLERLNKLLQEAQYTQYRDNDYLLRLQAELNRAKVVAPQEVPHDVITMNSTVCLVDFSTGEEETYTLVFPEDADIEHGKISILAPVGTGMLGYRVGDVFEWDVPAGQRKLKVKHILYQPEASGDYHL, translated from the coding sequence ATGAGTGATAACCTGATTTATATTACCGAGTTTGACCTTGAACGCTTGAACAAATTGCTCCAAGAGGCCCAATACACCCAGTATCGTGATAACGATTATTTGCTACGCCTGCAAGCCGAGCTTAATCGGGCGAAGGTCGTCGCGCCGCAAGAGGTGCCGCATGATGTGATTACCATGAATTCCACCGTCTGTTTGGTTGACTTCAGCACCGGCGAAGAAGAAACGTACACTCTGGTGTTTCCAGAAGACGCCGATATTGAACACGGTAAAATTTCGATATTGGCCCCTGTTGGTACCGGAATGTTAGGGTATAGGGTCGGCGATGTATTTGAATGGGACGTTCCGGCCGGGCAAAGAAAATTGAAGGTCAAGCATATCTTATACCAGCCTGAAGCATCGGGAGATTATCATTTGTAA
- the nuoL gene encoding NADH-quinone oxidoreductase subunit L gives MNFFFNFIYLIPLYPLLAFALIVLGLNRYKKASAWLAVGAIALAWLHSWIIVAGTIGAMADEHGIHVAGWDLSFNWIPTAFSYLQTGFAVDGLTAAMLFMVPFVCLMIFIYATEYMEGYEAQFGRYARFFAYVSLFAAGMLLLVLANNLLLLFIAWEIMGLCSYLLIGFWFEKEYPDADKINTPRALWQTLQFWKYAGPDKISPNLAGLKAFLTTRIGDVLLLAGMLLLWSYAGTLSFRQIFAPPTLVYLTEVTLWGMPLATLTALLIFGGAVGKSAQFPLHVWLPDAMEGPTPVSALIHAATMVSAGVYLVARMLPLFAAFENGAAMQTVAVIGAITVLLGATIGVAQFDIKRVLAYSTISQLGYMMMALGIGGFVAGVFHLITHSFFKALLFMGSGSVIHAMEHGAHHAHDHHTDPQDMRNMGGLRNKMKLSFVAYLVGAWALVGLFPAAGFWSKDEILTEAFLHRHQSLYFWVYLAGAVGAAFTAFYMGRQMGLVFTGKPRTKLAEHAVEPGKRMTWPLLALAFFALLLGFINAPFLGGWFHHFVGEVHLIAKEAAPGIAFEAAPFSWPVAGSSLLIGLIFFAFGWWLYARVDDAKADDPVQRLPLIGRPVFTILYNKYYFDEIYRGLIIYPVVSLATLCGKFDYEWVINRLVDFFGYLMRFVSDLIRLFDTITIDGWLVNGIPWLINWCGGQLRFLQTGRAQNYMLLLVIGFLILVGLALMAWFGQIPAIALLP, from the coding sequence ATGAACTTTTTCTTTAACTTTATTTATCTCATCCCCCTCTATCCCCTCCTGGCGTTTGCTTTGATTGTGTTGGGTTTGAACCGATATAAAAAAGCCAGCGCCTGGTTAGCTGTTGGCGCAATTGCCCTGGCCTGGCTTCATTCCTGGATTATTGTGGCCGGAACAATTGGGGCAATGGCTGACGAACACGGCATCCACGTTGCCGGCTGGGATTTATCATTCAATTGGATTCCCACCGCCTTCAGTTATCTGCAAACCGGTTTTGCCGTAGACGGCCTGACGGCGGCCATGCTCTTTATGGTGCCCTTTGTCTGTTTGATGATCTTCATTTACGCCACCGAATACATGGAAGGCTACGAGGCGCAATTTGGCCGCTACGCCCGCTTTTTTGCTTACGTATCGCTGTTTGCCGCCGGGATGCTGCTGCTGGTGCTGGCCAATAACCTGCTGCTGCTTTTTATTGCCTGGGAAATCATGGGGCTGTGTTCTTACCTGCTCATTGGCTTCTGGTTTGAGAAAGAGTACCCCGACGCGGACAAAATCAACACCCCGCGGGCGCTATGGCAAACCTTGCAATTCTGGAAATACGCCGGGCCGGACAAAATCTCGCCCAATTTGGCCGGGTTGAAAGCCTTTTTGACCACCCGCATCGGCGACGTGCTGCTCTTGGCCGGCATGCTGCTTTTGTGGAGCTACGCCGGAACGCTTTCTTTCCGCCAAATCTTTGCCCCGCCCACCCTGGTCTATCTGACCGAAGTGACCCTGTGGGGTATGCCCCTGGCCACCCTCACCGCTTTGTTAATTTTTGGCGGCGCGGTGGGTAAAAGCGCCCAGTTCCCCCTCCACGTTTGGCTGCCGGATGCAATGGAAGGCCCCACGCCGGTTTCCGCCCTCATCCACGCCGCCACCATGGTCTCTGCCGGCGTCTACCTGGTAGCCCGCATGCTGCCCCTCTTTGCCGCATTTGAAAACGGCGCGGCCATGCAAACGGTGGCCGTTATTGGGGCCATCACCGTGCTGTTGGGGGCAACCATTGGCGTGGCCCAGTTTGACATCAAGCGGGTGCTGGCCTACTCCACCATCAGCCAGTTGGGTTACATGATGATGGCCCTGGGCATTGGCGGGTTTGTGGCCGGGGTGTTTCACCTGATTACCCACTCCTTTTTTAAAGCCCTGCTTTTTATGGGCTCCGGCTCCGTCATCCACGCCATGGAACATGGCGCCCACCACGCCCACGATCACCACACCGACCCGCAGGATATGCGCAATATGGGCGGCTTGCGGAACAAAATGAAACTCAGTTTTGTTGCTTATCTGGTGGGGGCGTGGGCATTGGTTGGACTTTTCCCGGCGGCAGGTTTTTGGAGCAAAGACGAAATTTTAACCGAGGCTTTTCTGCACCGTCACCAGTCGCTTTATTTTTGGGTCTATCTGGCCGGAGCAGTGGGCGCGGCTTTTACCGCCTTTTACATGGGCCGTCAAATGGGCCTGGTATTCACGGGCAAACCCCGCACCAAATTAGCCGAACATGCGGTTGAACCGGGCAAACGGATGACTTGGCCGCTGCTGGCGCTGGCCTTTTTTGCCCTGCTGCTGGGTTTTATCAACGCGCCATTCCTCGGCGGTTGGTTCCACCATTTTGTAGGCGAGGTGCATCTCATTGCCAAAGAAGCCGCGCCGGGCATTGCTTTTGAGGCGGCGCCCTTTAGCTGGCCGGTGGCCGGAAGTTCGCTGTTGATCGGCCTGATCTTCTTCGCCTTCGGCTGGTGGCTCTACGCCCGGGTAGACGATGCCAAAGCCGACGATCCGGTTCAGCGCCTGCCGCTGATTGGCCGGCCCGTCTTCACCATCCTGTATAACAAATATTACTTCGACGAAATTTATCGCGGCCTGATCATCTATCCGGTGGTGTCGCTGGCAACGCTGTGCGGCAAATTCGATTACGAGTGGGTCATCAACCGCCTTGTTGACTTTTTTGGCTACCTGATGCGTTTTGTATCCGACCTCATTCGCCTGTTTGATACCATCACCATTGACGGCTGGCTGGTCAACGGCATCCCCTGGCTCATCAATTGGTGCGGCGGCCAACTGCGCTTTCTGCAAACCGGCCGCGCCCAAAACTATATGTTACTGTTGGTGATTGGCTTTTTGATCCTGGTGGGTCTGGCCCTGATGGCCTGGTTCGGCCAGATACCGGCGATTGCCCTGCTGCCGTAA
- a CDS encoding NADH-quinone oxidoreductase subunit M, with translation MLYLTAMTFIPLFGALIILAIPKTQETFIKYFAVVMSLPSLGISIFLWSTYGDTGGYHPYIDKFNWIPAIGVQYYMGVDGLSLPLVVLTTLLTTLSLWYSAKMIHTRVKEFFALFLLLEMGMLGVFVSLDLVLFYFFWEIGLVPMFLLIGIWGQPKDRPQYSAIKFFIYTLVGSVAMLLAFIALYLAAGSWDMTQIPALLAGTFLEDANPNNLAYVTAAFWAIFIAFAIKVPLWPFHTWLPDAHTAAPTAGSVILAGVLLKLGGYGMIRVLIPFFPHVFQNMALIIATLGLISMIYGALVSFAQWDLKRLIAYSSVSHMGYFILGLAAAMAFARDVPGVAESRVIALNGAVLQMVTHGLITGGLFFLVGVIYERTHTRDLKAFGGLSAKLPVYYGVMMVTGLASLGLPGLAGFISEFMVFRGAFHLIPNFALIGIIAIVLTAAYILYKIIQHVFLGEFNEDKWNSIFDAAHWPFKVDMAAFEVITMAPLLFGMIVIGIAPAFIINTINATSVLILQALR, from the coding sequence ATGCTCTACTTAACCGCAATGACCTTCATTCCCCTATTCGGGGCTTTAATCATTCTGGCGATTCCCAAAACTCAGGAAACATTCATCAAATATTTCGCCGTGGTGATGAGCCTGCCTTCATTGGGCATATCCATTTTTTTGTGGTCTACCTATGGCGATACCGGGGGCTACCATCCCTATATTGATAAATTCAATTGGATCCCGGCCATCGGCGTGCAGTATTACATGGGCGTGGACGGCCTCAGCCTGCCCCTGGTGGTGCTGACCACTCTGCTGACCACCCTCAGCCTGTGGTACTCGGCCAAAATGATTCACACGCGGGTGAAGGAGTTTTTTGCCCTGTTCCTGCTGCTGGAGATGGGCATGCTGGGCGTGTTTGTGTCGCTGGATTTGGTGCTGTTCTACTTTTTCTGGGAAATCGGCCTGGTGCCGATGTTCCTGCTCATTGGCATCTGGGGCCAGCCTAAAGACCGGCCGCAGTACTCGGCCATCAAATTCTTTATCTATACGTTGGTTGGCTCGGTGGCCATGCTGCTGGCCTTTATTGCCCTGTACCTGGCCGCCGGCTCCTGGGATATGACCCAAATTCCCGCTCTGCTGGCCGGAACGTTCCTTGAGGACGCCAACCCGAATAATTTGGCCTATGTAACGGCAGCCTTCTGGGCCATCTTCATTGCCTTTGCCATCAAAGTGCCGTTGTGGCCCTTCCACACCTGGTTGCCCGACGCCCACACCGCCGCGCCCACGGCCGGGTCGGTGATTTTGGCCGGGGTGCTGCTAAAATTGGGCGGTTATGGCATGATCCGCGTGCTCATTCCTTTCTTCCCCCACGTATTCCAGAATATGGCCCTGATTATTGCCACCCTGGGCCTGATCAGCATGATTTACGGGGCGCTGGTCAGTTTTGCCCAGTGGGATTTGAAACGGCTGATCGCTTACTCCTCGGTGAGCCACATGGGTTACTTTATCCTGGGCCTGGCCGCGGCCATGGCCTTTGCCCGCGACGTGCCAGGGGTGGCCGAAAGCCGGGTGATTGCCCTTAATGGCGCGGTGCTGCAAATGGTCACCCACGGCCTGATTACGGGCGGCCTCTTTTTCCTGGTGGGCGTGATTTACGAGCGCACCCACACCCGCGACCTGAAGGCCTTTGGGGGGTTATCGGCCAAACTGCCGGTGTATTATGGGGTGATGATGGTTACCGGGCTGGCTTCGTTGGGCTTGCCGGGCCTGGCCGGGTTTATCAGCGAGTTCATGGTTTTCCGCGGCGCGTTCCACCTTATTCCCAACTTTGCCCTTATCGGCATCATTGCCATTGTGCTGACCGCAGCCTACATTCTCTACAAAATTATCCAGCACGTCTTTTTGGGTGAATTCAACGAGGACAAGTGGAACAGCATTTTTGACGCCGCTCACTGGCCCTTTAAGGTTGACATGGCCGCCTTTGAAGTGATTACCATGGCTCCCCTGCTCTTTGGCATGATTGTGATTGGCATTGCCCCGGCCTTTATCATCAACACTATCAACGCCACCAGCGTGCTTATTTTACAGGCGTTGCGGTAA
- a CDS encoding NADH-quinone oxidoreductase subunit N — MNNLLLLLPEIIITATAFAIFTLDIIWRGDRRSITILPWLAFAGAIGVFLATVYLWPLASNQRALTTGPDSAVPIMAVDRMAFFFKLIAALTVALVGLSAVDYLKTRSPFRGEFYALTLLAGLSLMLLSSATNLIMIYLSLEFLSITSYILTGYLRRDARSTEAAMKYFLYGALASGVMLYGFSLLFGFTGSVDLAAIAASLSASRPNLGLVMMSMLLVLVGFGFKIALVPFHQWSPDAYEGAPTPITAFLSVGPKAAGFAVLIRVLVVALPAYQVNWTAILSFIAILTMTLGNLVALWQKNMKRMLAYSSIAQAGYMLIGLAAWTGHPEGWANGVSAIMLFLFAYLFTNLGIFAVAIAIENKTGSSEIADYAGLIRRSPFLAVALLIFFLSLVGIPPTGGFMGKLFVFGAAIDQQLYTLAVVGIINSVISVYYYFGVARLAFFGRGRDESPLHAGFVMNVVVAVTMVMTLVIALYGQPFITLANEAAHILAATF, encoded by the coding sequence TTGAACAACTTATTGTTACTCTTACCCGAAATTATCATCACCGCAACGGCCTTTGCCATTTTCACCCTGGACATCATCTGGAGGGGCGACCGCCGCAGCATAACCATTTTACCCTGGCTGGCCTTTGCCGGGGCCATTGGCGTGTTTCTGGCCACCGTCTATCTCTGGCCTTTGGCCAGCAACCAGCGCGCGCTGACCACCGGGCCAGATAGCGCCGTGCCCATCATGGCCGTTGACCGCATGGCCTTTTTCTTCAAGCTGATCGCCGCCTTAACCGTAGCCCTGGTTGGCTTGAGCGCGGTAGATTACCTTAAAACCCGCAGCCCCTTCCGGGGCGAATTTTACGCCCTTACCCTGCTGGCCGGGTTGAGCCTGATGCTGCTCTCCAGCGCCACCAACCTGATTATGATTTATCTCTCTCTGGAATTCCTGTCCATCACCAGCTACATCTTAACCGGCTATCTCCGCCGCGACGCCCGCTCCACCGAAGCGGCCATGAAATATTTTCTCTATGGGGCGTTGGCCTCCGGGGTAATGCTGTATGGCTTCTCCTTGTTGTTTGGCTTCACCGGCAGCGTGGATTTGGCCGCCATCGCCGCGTCGCTATCCGCCTCCCGGCCAAACCTGGGGCTGGTGATGATGTCTATGCTGCTTGTTTTGGTTGGCTTTGGTTTTAAGATTGCCCTGGTGCCCTTTCACCAATGGTCGCCCGATGCCTACGAGGGCGCGCCCACGCCGATTACGGCTTTTCTTTCGGTTGGGCCCAAAGCGGCCGGTTTTGCCGTGCTCATCCGGGTGCTGGTGGTCGCCCTGCCCGCTTACCAGGTCAATTGGACGGCCATCCTGTCCTTCATCGCCATTCTGACGATGACCCTGGGCAACCTGGTAGCCCTGTGGCAAAAGAACATGAAACGAATGTTGGCCTATTCCAGCATTGCCCAGGCCGGTTATATGCTCATCGGCCTGGCCGCCTGGACCGGTCACCCCGAGGGCTGGGCCAACGGCGTGTCGGCCATTATGCTGTTTTTGTTTGCCTATCTTTTTACCAACCTGGGTATTTTTGCAGTGGCCATTGCCATAGAAAACAAAACCGGCTCCTCGGAAATTGCCGATTACGCCGGTCTCATTCGCCGCTCTCCCTTTTTGGCCGTGGCCCTGTTGATTTTTTTCCTCTCGCTTGTTGGCATCCCCCCCACCGGCGGTTTTATGGGCAAACTGTTTGTTTTTGGCGCAGCCATTGACCAGCAACTTTACACCCTGGCCGTGGTGGGCATTATCAACAGCGTCATCTCGGTTTACTATTACTTTGGCGTGGCCCGGCTGGCCTTTTTTGGCCGGGGCCGGGATGAGTCGCCCCTGCATGCCGGTTTTGTTATGAACGTGGTGGTGGCGGTGACAATGGTCATGACCCTGGTCATTGCCCTTTACGGCCAGCCCTTCATCACCCTGGCCAACGAGGCGGCCCACATCCTGGCCGCCACATTTTAA
- a CDS encoding nucleoside hydrolase, with protein MFQKTILSPLFQIIPFLVTPAKSLPPRAPLAARLNGPRRPVIVDTDMSHDDMAAILYLLQRREIDLVGITVVNGVTHVANGVENLRRLLALAGREDIPVAGGPAQPLAGANTFPEFWRQFADLTFRLNCPPAVPAPAVSAPALIGQLVAASPTPVQIIALGPLTNIALALQANPALAAQLDSIVVGGGAVYVPGCIHEEDAANPNQVAEWNLWLDPTAADFVFRSGAKLVVAPLDVTHIHGPSPLLISRRLAHEFSRAAARWRETKFMARIIKGLFWIQPGVKAVPVWDAVTAAIAVEPTIGTDWRDLPLQINTHPPEITGQTVVNKTGPPNARVCLGGNQVAFEAAFLAAANSLDNLSEPQSQPIDRAS; from the coding sequence ATGTTTCAAAAAACTATCCTCAGCCCCCTCTTTCAAATTATTCCCTTTTTGGTTACCCCGGCAAAATCCCTTCCTCCCCGCGCGCCCCTGGCGGCGCGGCTGAACGGCCCCCGCCGGCCCGTGATTGTGGACACCGATATGTCTCACGATGATATGGCGGCCATTTTGTACCTGCTGCAACGCCGGGAGATTGACCTGGTGGGGATTACGGTGGTTAACGGCGTAACGCACGTGGCCAACGGCGTTGAAAATCTGCGCCGTTTATTGGCCCTGGCCGGGCGAGAAGATATTCCTGTGGCCGGGGGGCCGGCCCAACCTCTGGCCGGCGCTAACACCTTTCCGGAGTTTTGGCGGCAATTTGCCGATTTAACCTTTCGCCTGAACTGTCCGCCCGCCGTCCCTGCGCCCGCTGTTTCCGCGCCCGCCCTGATCGGTCAATTGGTGGCCGCCTCTCCCACTCCTGTGCAAATTATTGCCCTCGGCCCCCTGACCAATATTGCCCTGGCTTTGCAAGCCAACCCGGCCCTGGCGGCGCAGTTGGACTCGATTGTGGTGGGGGGAGGCGCCGTTTACGTGCCCGGCTGTATCCACGAGGAGGATGCGGCCAATCCCAACCAGGTGGCGGAGTGGAATTTATGGCTAGACCCCACCGCCGCTGATTTTGTTTTCCGCTCCGGGGCAAAATTGGTGGTTGCGCCTTTGGATGTAACCCATATCCATGGCCCCAGCCCGCTTTTGATCTCGCGCCGCCTGGCCCATGAATTCTCAAGGGCGGCGGCCCGGTGGCGGGAAACAAAATTTATGGCCAGGATAATCAAGGGGCTATTTTGGATACAACCGGGGGTGAAGGCTGTGCCGGTGTGGGATGCAGTTACGGCGGCCATTGCCGTAGAGCCAACTATTGGGACCGATTGGCGAGACTTGCCTTTGCAGATCAACACCCACCCGCCGGAAATAACCGGTCAGACAGTGGTCAACAAAACCGGCCCGCCCAATGCCCGCGTCTGTTTGGGCGGTAACCAGGTCGCCTTTGAGGCGGCCTTCCTGGCCGCAGCCAATTCATTAGACAATCTATCTGAGCCGCAGAGCCAGCCGATAGACCGGGCCAGCTAA